In Phycisphaerae bacterium RAS2, the DNA window CGTGCGACCAGGCAACGCGCTTCTCGGGGATGCAGGCTGCGCCGGCGAGCAGGGTGACGCTGACGGTGATGAGTACCAAGTTGCGGGTCATGATCCTTCTCCTGTTTGGGGCAGAGTAATCGGGGAAGCCCAGTTCAATGTGCGTGAGTGTCGTGTGTGATTGGTCTGCGTGCGTCGAAGCCGGTCAAGCGACCAGAAGCCGGAAGCACCCGTTTCGAATTGTCCAGCAGCGACACGGGGCGTTGAGCGCATTTCCGGCGTGGTGATCGACCCGGAGCGCGTTCCGGCAAAAAAGGCCAGGACGATCGCCGCCGCCGCGGCGAGGCGTTGCAGGCCGCCCACGCGCAACAGTGGAGTCCTCGTGGCGCGAAGCGGCGGAAGAGGGGTCAGGTGCGGTATAGCCGGTGCGGCCAGCGTCGAGCGTACGCGGTCAATCGTCGAGGCGATTTCGTGTTCGACCAAGGAATCCGGCGATTCGGCTGCAAGGTAGGCATCGAGCAGGGCGGACGCGTCCGCGTTCAATTCGCCCAGCTCGCGGTCGACGATCAATCGTTTAAGGGTTGCGGGATCCATTGCTCGACTCCAGATAACAGACACTCCAGGTCATGGTCGATTTGACACGGTCGCCTGGGACGGCTCGCCCAACTGCCTTCGCAGGGCTTCAACCGCGTGGTGAATCCTTGACCGCACCGTCCCGACGGGAATGCGAAGCGCCTCGGCGATTTCGGCATAGGACAACTCGTCGCGCAGGCGTAGCTCCAACACCTCGCGCTGCGCAGCGGGCAGTCCCGCGATGGCCATGCGAACTTCCTCCAATCGGTCATCGGCGTTCATCGCGACGACTGGAACGTCCAGATCGTCTCCCGCCATCGTATGCATCCGCCTCCTGCGAATGTGATCGCGAAGGTGGTTGCGCGCAATTCCAATCAGCCAGGCACCGTGCGAATCAGCCGCAAAGTAACCGCTCGGGTCGGTCGCAATCGTGACAAACGTCTGTTGCAAGAGCTCCTCGCAGTCGTGGGCGTTCGCCAGCCGGGCGCGCAGATAAGCCATGACCTTTCGGCCGTGTGTTTCGTACGCGTCTTGAAGCCATGCCTGATTCATGGGATCGGCGGCGTCCGGCCGCAGTGCCGCATTCATCCTAAGAGTGGAGGAAGAACGGCCCCAAGTTCACTGGATTTCGCGGAAATCTCGACAGTCTATAAGTGCGGGCAGATTATGTGTTTATGGGTGGGTTGCGGGCAATCAGGGGATGAGGGACTGGATCCGGCTGATCTTTTCTTCGACATCCGGCCCATTCTTGATCCGCTGCGCCTCGCGATACGCGATAAGAGCCGCGGTCATGTCGCCACGAAGGACGGCCTTGTCGCCGCGGTCTATCGCGTTGCCGCGCCGTGCCTGAAGGATTTTGTCCTGCACGTCCTTTCGCGCCGACTCCGGCAGTTGGGGCAGGGCGCTTCGGAATAACTGCTCGGCCTCTTCGAATTGATTGGCAGCAAGGGCAGCGTCGCCGCGCTTGGCCAGGCGCGCCGCTTCGAAGGCCGGTGCGTAGCGGTCAACTTGTCGACGGGCCTCATCGGTGTCGGCGTTGTACAGGGAGTTGCGCAGCAGGTCCTCGCTGGCGAGAACATCGCCAGCGGCGATGGCGCTCTTGGCCTGTTCGAGGAAGAGGTGGGCGCGGGCGGTCTTGAGCTTGGCTTCTACTTCAGCCGTCGGCGAGGTTTCGCTCGCGCGCTCATAAGAGCTGACGGCGAGATTGTAGTCGCGGGCCAGAAGCGCCTCGTCACCCGTGAGAATCCACTCGAATCGATTCTTGGCGTCGATGATTTCCTTTCGCAGGTCGCGTGTTTCGCTCGTAATGCGAATGGCCTCGGCCTGGCCTAGGCTGCCCAGCGCTGCCGCGAAGTTGTCGCGCAAGAGGTATCGCCGCGACTCCTTGAGCGACTGGCGATATCGGTAGTCGCGCTTGGCCGATTCCAACGCATCGCGCAACGACTCGGCGTCGGCTCCACCCTTTCCGACCTGCTCTTCGTACGCAGCGAAGGCACGCTCGGCAGCGGTGAAATCATCGCGGGCCAGGGCTTCCATGCCTTCGGTGACGAGTCGCTCGTTGTCCTTCTTGTCCCACATTCGCGTCTGGAGTTCCTGAATGCGGAACGACTCGGCGCCTTGCTCGCGCGCAGAAGCCAGTCGCAATTGGACGGCTTCATAGTCGCCGCGATCCAGGGCGCGATGTGCTTCAATGAGATCCAACCATCCGCCGGCCGCACGTTGAAGCGCCACATCGGCGGGGTCCGAGAGTTTCATGGCGGACAGTTCGCGGAATCGCCCGCGGGATTCCTCGAGCTGGCCGGATCGAAATGCGTCCTCGGCAAGCTTGAAGATGATTCGCGCGGGGCTGCCCGTTGACGCATGGAAGTACGATTGCCACGCCCATTTTCCGCCGTACGTGGCGACCGCAATCATTAGCACAGCCGCGAACGCGCTTCTCAAGATGCGCGGATAGCGCTTCTTGTAGCTCTCGTGCGCTTCCGGGGCGGATGGCACGTGCTCGATTCGTGGAATGACGCGCGCGGCGGGCACAGGCGAACGGGCAGGTCGGCGTGGCTGTCGACGCGAGGCCGCGGGCCGCTGATGAACCGACGGGTCGGCAGAAGCGGCCGTCGTAGTTTGACGTGCGTCGGTTGTTTGGCCCGGTGAGACGCGTGCAGCCGTTCGGACTGTGAATGGCTGCGTCGCAGGTCGACTCGGAGGAGTAGGTCCTGCCGCGGACGCCGAATCGCGCGGGGGCGACTGGGCGCTTGGTGGCGCCGAGGTAAATGGCTGCCGGTCTTGCGTTGGTGCCACGAACGGGGCGCGAGCGGCCGCCGGCGCGGTGCGCCGAACGGAAGGCGCTGCCGGTTGAATGGTCGGCGAGGACTTTCGCTCGGAGGGAGCAGCCGCCAACGTGTCGATCGCTTCGTCGATGGAAGTGAAGCGGTCTTCCAGCCGCTTGGCAGTCATTCGCTCAATGACATCCGCAAGTGTCCGCGGCACGAGGGAGTTGACCGAGTCGGCGCGGGGCAGGGCTTGATTGAGGTTCGCAACCCAGTCGATCCATTGACCGACTCCTGCGGGGCCGGTCCCTGCAACCTGTGCGATGAACTGCTCCATGGCTCGCCGGCCGATGCACACTTCGTAAAGGGTCATGCCGAGGCTGTAAACGTCGACGCGGTCGTCGTAGCCCAGTTCCATCAGCAGTTCGGGGGCGGCATAGCGTGGCGTAATCACCGGCGGCCGGGTGGCGTCGCTCTCGTGAGCCGCGCAGGAAAGGTTCGCGACTTTCCCCACGCCGGCGGGCGTGACAAGAATATTCGTCGGGTCGATGCACCGGTGGACAATGCTCAAGCTGTGGAGCAGTTTCAGTCCGGCGCCAGCGGTACGAAGCAGTCTCGGTGCGTCCTTGGGGCCGACACGTCGCTTGGCGACGAGGGAATCGAGCCAGTGGCCATCGACGTATTCCTCGACGATGAACAGCCCGACTTCGTCTTCAATCAGCTCGAAGACATTGACGACAAATCGCGGATCAAAGGAGCATCGCGCCAGGAAATGAGCTTCGCGCTTGAAGTTGCCGCACGCGATGGGATCGTCGAGCAGGTCGGTCGCCATTTGCTTGAGCGTGACGAGCCGGTCCAGCATGCCGTCGCGCGCTTTGTACACGACCGCATGGTGATAGGTTCGGATGCGCTCAAGGATGCGATACTTGCCCAGTCCGGTGCCGGTCGGCAGGCCTGGCTGCAGAGGCTGCGCGCGCGAGTCCAGCGCGCCGTCGGGCAAGGCTTCGCCTGCGGCGTCCGGTGACTGACCGGGCTGGCGGTGCTGCGAATCTGTCATGCATCTGCTCGACTGGGTCGGCGTGTGGTCGCCGTGAAGACCGCTCCCCTCGCGGCCTGCTCTTGTCGCAGTGATACTCCAGTATACCCGTTCCGGCCGCCCGAATCTGCCCTGGCTTGAGCGCGGATCGAAGGCGGCATGCGAGCCGCCGACGTTCGATGGCCGATGAACAGGCCTATATTGGACCTTCCGATGAGGTCGCGTTGCCATCCGGCTGATCGGACCTAGAATCCGGACATGCTGTGGACTGTTCAGCGAGGGTGGAGGCGGATGCGATTCATTTTCCTGATTGCACTTGGCGGGTTGATGCTGTTGGCTGCGACGGAGGCGCGCGGGCAGCCGGGGATGGCGCGCGCGGTGGAAGTGGCGGCAGTGGATCGCGAACCCGTCGCGCCGACGATTCAACTCGTTGGTACGGTCCGGCCGCGCATTCGCACGGTGGTCGCGACGGAAGTCGCGGGCTTGGTGGCCGAGTTGCCCGTGTCGGAGGGCGACCCGATAAAGAAGGGCGACGTGCTTTGTCGATTGCGCGAGACGCAAAGGCAGCTTGCGCTGGAGGAGTCCAAGGCGAGACTATCGGAATTGCGGGATGTCATCGCAGAGCGCGAGGCGACGCTTCGCAAGACCGAGTTCGAGGCGCAGCGGATGGAGGGGTTGTACAAACTTGAGCGCTGCACCGAGAAAGAGTTCCGCGACGCTCGCGAAGAGCACGAAGCGGCCAAGGGGCGGCACCAGCAATCGGTCCATGCGCACGCAGCCTACCAGGCGACGGTCGACCGCATGGCGGACGATGTGGCGCGGATGACAATTCGTTCGCCGTGCGATGGGTTCGTCGTCGGCAAGCAAACCGAAATCGGCAGCTGGGTGGACCTGGGCGGGGCGGTCGTGGAGCTGATCGACCTGTCCACCGTCAAGATTCGCGTTCCATCGCCCGAGTCGGCCGCACCATGGTGTGTGCCGGGCGAGCCGGTGGTCGTTCACATCGACGCGCTAGGACGGAGCTTCGATGGAAGGATTGCGCGGCGTGTGCCCGATGCCGATCCGCAGGCACGAACGGTACCGATTGAAGTCGGCGTACCCAATGCGAAGTCTGAAATCATGGCGGGAATGTTTGCACGCGTTGCGGTTCCGAACGGGCCGCGGCGCGTCGCGCCGATCGTACCGAAGGATGCAGTCGTTACACGCGGTGCACAGCAGATGGTATTCTCGATCACCGAAACGGCCGAGGGCTTCCTGGCGGTTCCTGTCTCGGTGCAAATCGATTCGGAACTCGCTGATCGTGTTTCGATTTCCGGGCCGGGCGTGGAGTCGCTGCGCGCGGTCGTCATCCGTGGCAACGAATACATGTTCGGGCCGTCGCCGGTCGGATTGTCGCCGGAATCGGCCGCGCTGTTGAAGCCCGTCAAATCGCCGACCAGTCAGCCTGCGAATGCGACAAGCCAGCCCGCGACGCCGAAGCGCGCGGCGATGATGAACGAAGCTCTGC includes these proteins:
- the aaeA gene encoding p-hydroxybenzoic acid efflux pump subunit AaeA — encoded protein: MRFIFLIALGGLMLLAATEARGQPGMARAVEVAAVDREPVAPTIQLVGTVRPRIRTVVATEVAGLVAELPVSEGDPIKKGDVLCRLRETQRQLALEESKARLSELRDVIAEREATLRKTEFEAQRMEGLYKLERCTEKEFRDAREEHEAAKGRHQQSVHAHAAYQATVDRMADDVARMTIRSPCDGFVVGKQTEIGSWVDLGGAVVELIDLSTVKIRVPSPESAAPWCVPGEPVVVHIDALGRSFDGRIARRVPDADPQARTVPIEVGVPNAKSEIMAGMFARVAVPNGPRRVAPIVPKDAVVTRGAQQMVFSITETAEGFLAVPVSVQIDSELADRVSISGPGVESLRAVVIRGNEYMFGPSPVGLSPESAALLKPVKSPTSQPANATSQPATPKRAAMMNEALPAHLIGREGRPRTS
- the sigW_4 gene encoding ECF RNA polymerase sigma factor SigW, coding for MNAALRPDAADPMNQAWLQDAYETHGRKVMAYLRARLANAHDCEELLQQTFVTIATDPSGYFAADSHGAWLIGIARNHLRDHIRRRRMHTMAGDDLDVPVVAMNADDRLEEVRMAIAGLPAAQREVLELRLRDELSYAEIAEALRIPVGTVRSRIHHAVEALRRQLGEPSQATVSNRP
- the stkP_2 gene encoding Serine/threonine-protein kinase StkP, encoding MTDSQHRQPGQSPDAAGEALPDGALDSRAQPLQPGLPTGTGLGKYRILERIRTYHHAVVYKARDGMLDRLVTLKQMATDLLDDPIACGNFKREAHFLARCSFDPRFVVNVFELIEDEVGLFIVEEYVDGHWLDSLVAKRRVGPKDAPRLLRTAGAGLKLLHSLSIVHRCIDPTNILVTPAGVGKVANLSCAAHESDATRPPVITPRYAAPELLMELGYDDRVDVYSLGMTLYEVCIGRRAMEQFIAQVAGTGPAGVGQWIDWVANLNQALPRADSVNSLVPRTLADVIERMTAKRLEDRFTSIDEAIDTLAAAPSERKSSPTIQPAAPSVRRTAPAAARAPFVAPTQDRQPFTSAPPSAQSPPRDSASAAGPTPPSRPATQPFTVRTAARVSPGQTTDARQTTTAASADPSVHQRPAASRRQPRRPARSPVPAARVIPRIEHVPSAPEAHESYKKRYPRILRSAFAAVLMIAVATYGGKWAWQSYFHASTGSPARIIFKLAEDAFRSGQLEESRGRFRELSAMKLSDPADVALQRAAGGWLDLIEAHRALDRGDYEAVQLRLASAREQGAESFRIQELQTRMWDKKDNERLVTEGMEALARDDFTAAERAFAAYEEQVGKGGADAESLRDALESAKRDYRYRQSLKESRRYLLRDNFAAALGSLGQAEAIRITSETRDLRKEIIDAKNRFEWILTGDEALLARDYNLAVSSYERASETSPTAEVEAKLKTARAHLFLEQAKSAIAAGDVLASEDLLRNSLYNADTDEARRQVDRYAPAFEAARLAKRGDAALAANQFEEAEQLFRSALPQLPESARKDVQDKILQARRGNAIDRGDKAVLRGDMTAALIAYREAQRIKNGPDVEEKISRIQSLIP